From one Colletotrichum destructivum chromosome 3, complete sequence genomic stretch:
- a CDS encoding uncharacterized protein (Putative zn(2)Cys(6) fungal-type DNA-binding domain, transcription factor domain, fungi), whose product MDDAPEFRRPLPGPASPPAAPDHTRRSSATTTTTTITVTGGGSPRAESRKRSLSSVDQHSPFSDEVAGSAANRRKSQKVSRACDFCKQRKAKCSGTIPCDKCTRKGLTCVYDAKYSRGRPPTPPPAAAVAAPAWSSSGRASAVPGSPGDESSIMYQTTEEAVEHNTTAAATITAAAGTVTAAAPSRPPLRGHAGVVRESQGPASRASPELGMTEIQGQIFDPTSGVTFLHRAWKRLSKHDSSIVPDELTASTESQPLMLAGDKPLPPITDDDVANLSLPDARQLQDLIALYFDVCIATYRVLHRPSVESWLRIMVDNLGRRRPVWRDIGRGKASIVLTALAVATAHQEKSNGFHSPEDETLSLARSDRLFCVALQLTERETGLPRLESAQSRLIQVLYLLTTSRMSRAWYTFGNTLQVISALGLHRRAAKKRHLAPGSPDYIQAQCGMRTFWTAYVLDKYLGVIFGRPRHFHDDDIDQDYPDRIDDEDMTAQGPVERSEEHPDCHIDALIFHAKIAQIIGNTSREVYSIKPISEQERVAAAHRLSEKIHEWRASLPPHLGSIRPSMLIPSFRRQATVLKLAYSHAIMHANRLFLLGSPSARSETPVLECIGAARTVLETVDGMAVEGPIFHAFWWTQYVTFCALLVTYVWDIQLKRRGLVLSEQGEEERARHARLMDLAERCQTHLAHATASNSPSRRYAIILEEFRTEGLGQMSRKKNQPPPQQRQQEQQQHHQHQQSSRASEVPRPSMRAQDQVPPPPPPPPPPQINGNGNGVAIMADGFNFHPAYAAGSGAVHVMTQGVGGGGGGGGADAGFFGSNLLDEWQTTDWLELDSSAFGPYMDMDTNPLAWMPDIGG is encoded by the exons ATGGACGACGCCCCAGAGTTCCGTCGACCTCTCCCCGGCCCGGCCAGCCCCCCGGCGGCTCCCGACCATACCCGtcgctcctcggcgaccaccaccaccaccaccatcactgtcaccggcggcggcagcccgCGAGCCGAGTCGCGGAAACGAAGCCTCAGTTCCGTCGACCAGCACTCGCCATtctcggacgaggtcgccggGTCAGCCGCCAACCGCCGCAAGTCGCAAAAGGTCAGCCGCGCATGCGACTTTTGCAAGCAGCGCAAGGCCAAGTGCAGCGGCACCATCCCCTGCGACAAGTGCACGCGCAAAGGCCTCACTTGTGTGTATGATGCCAAGTATTCCCGCGGCAGgcccccgacgccgcccccggccgctgccgtcgctgccCCCGCCTGGTCATCTTCGGGTCGGGCCAGCGCCGTTCCCGGGTCGCCCGGCGACGAGTCGTCCATCATGTACCAGACCACGGAAGAAGCGGTTGAGCACAatactactgctgctgctactattactgctgctgctggtacTGTTACTGCTGCGGCACCCTCACGGCCACCGCTACGCGGACACGCTGGTGTTGTTCGCGAGAGCCAGGGCCCTGCATCGCGAGCGTCGCCCGAGCTCGGCATGACGGAGATCCAGGGCCAAATCTTCGACCCGACATCCGGTGTGACGTTCCTCCACAGGGCGTGGAAGCGGCTCTCGAAGCACGACAGCAGCATCGTGCCGGACGAGCTGACGGCGTCAACCGAGAGCCAACCGCTGATGCTGGCCGGCGAcaagccgctgccgcccattacggacgacgacgtggccAACCTCTCGCTTCCGGACGCGAGGCAGCTGCAGGACCTGATCGCCTTGTACTTTGACGTGTGCATAGCGACGTACCGCGTCCTCCACCGGCCGTCGGTCGAGTCCTGGCTGCGGATCATGGTTgacaacctcggccggcgcAGGCCCGTCTGGCGTGACATCGGGCGCGGCAAGGCGTCCATCGTGCTCACGGCGCTGGCCGTGGCGACGGCGCACCAGGAGAAGTCCAACGGCTTCCACTcgcccgaggacgagacgCTGTCGCTGGCGAGGAGCGACCGCCTCTTCTGCGTCGCCCTGCAGCTGACGGAGCGCGAGACGGGCCTACCCCGGCTCGAGTCGGCGCAGTCCCGCCTGATCCAGGTCCTGTACCTGCTCACGACGTCGCGCATGAGCCGCGCCTGGTACACGTTCGGGAACACGCTGCAGGTCATCTCGGCCCTCGGCCTGCACCGCCGGGCGGCCAAGAAGCGGCACCTGGCGCCGGGGAGCCCCGATTACATCCAGGCGCAGTGCGGCATGCGGACGTTCTGGACGGCTTACGTGCTGGACAAGTACCTGGGCGTCATCTTTGGGCGGCCGAGGCACTTCCACGATGATGATATCGACCAGGACTACCCCGATAggatcgacgacgaggacatgaCGGCTCAGGGGCCCGTTGAGAGGTCAGAGGAGCATCCGGATTGCCATATTGACGCTCTAATATTCCACGCCAA AATCGCCCAAATCATTGGCAACACTTCACGAGAGGTCTACTCCATCAAGCCCATCTCGGAACAGGAACgcgtggccgccgcccaccgGCTGAGCGAGAAGATCCACGAGTGGCGCGCCAGCCTGCCCCCCCATCTAGGCTCGATCCGGCCGTCGATGCTGATCCCGAGCTTCCGGCGGCAGGCGACGGTGCTAAAGCTGGCCTACTCGCACGCCATCATGCACGCGAACCGGCTCTTCCTGCTGGGAAGCCCGAGCGCCCGCAGCGAGACGCCGGTGCTCGAGTGCATCGGGGCCGCGAGGACGGTGCTCGAGACGGTGGACGGcatggccgtcgagggcccCATCTTCCACGCCTTCTGGTGGACGCAGTACGTCACCTTCTGCGCGCTGCTGGTGACGTACGTCTGGGACATCCAGCTCAAGAGGCGCGGGTTGGTGCTGAGCGAgcaaggggaggaggagagggcgaggcACGCGAGGCTCATGGACCTGGCCGAGCGGTGCCAGACGCACCTCGCGCACGCGACGGCGTCCAACTCGCCGAGCCGTCGGTacgccatcatcctcgaggAGTTCCGGACCGAGGGTCTGGGTCAGATGTCGCGGAAGAAGAACCAGCCGCCcccgcagcagcggcagcaggaacagcaacaacaccatcaacaccaacaatCATCGCGAGCGTCGGAAGTGCCTCGGCCGTCGATGAGGGCCCAAGATcaggtgccgccgccgcccccgccgccgccaccgccgcaaATTAATGGAAACGGAAACGGGGTGGCTATTATGGCTGATGGATTCAACTTCCATCCTGCGTACGCCGCTGGTTCCGGCGCCGTCCATGTCATGACCCAAGGGGtagggggaggaggaggaggaggaggagcagacgCCGGGTTCTTCGGGTCTAATTTACTGGACGAGTGGCAGACGACAGACTGGCTGGAACTCGATTCTTCGGCGTTTGGACCGtacatggacatggacacGAATCCGCTGGCCTGGATGCCGGATATAGGGGGATGA
- a CDS encoding Putative AAA+ ATPase domain, ATPase, AAA-type, core, with translation MATLDANSFPNVDHDGILHQSMSDKGLSVAPAEISAAAQASVGIGDHIDVGENATKTNTPQPETQNEPIMLNETYGGSTTAVEISSNDNPIPRQDELAGKSVPSEKGDKNPDPPPPPREDEVAGLYHESQRSTSYLSMMNWIASPGPGRNAVFGLFELVRGVDERLQIIEKKLHTNQETIKDPHNEVIPPDETGSADPNNVRTEVKFFEAGVEDFYQDGSLQDNATDYGRFSSSKDHPQVLRVLYNKLSDHKTIDKINPDPAQIDIIYLSILSEPISSFFRDVLGLDCGPGYNCIRFSKPFRPLIRNLKPLRDHLANLRKACRNLELNQKPEEVTTGTSDEVPSVEGDIAAKDETAEPVSTFAVSVEDISPDSPEQLEKSFRRPSSLSHFKAIVGFVEQYLDKSVATYENLKSGRDDKVAFENLWMLFDAGTTIYCPYRNGAETFYTYEALSERTDSIAVSHDMTYTRARSSPQAYCVLAARGGVPLKKSLMPGGIEEDDEENDFFQNIDVLLRWEQLELLRQRESPGNRKDAAQPALGRQGIGGAPIRRTKNAMSGLIIACFSIEYDGYRYGPQRELFEIKPYDGLKDVRSMEIFPVKYLNDSEMGRLLQRGRKFVDLANNAHMSYEGTTAGKARETINSDVIVDFKIAFEQGTDLPDVSEIKPIISNEIQDHWPVIPSRGQVEVHDWYEHDAVEGDEVVIHRWCYEMSCQKPTYYAHQDAQGQKVLRKLWLLFDSHASPSAQTRRAREELKLYLEESNLMGLFPGVVPGYALRNRKWGTSEPIKIHTSPRIFLVRSRADLFISSVQLDLDRLQVIHHGDEWNNLVLPKGHREMVQAMVESYTKRSDGSQPTHNEVPDKIDLDLVRGKGKGCIILLHGAPGVGKTSTAECVAAYTKRPLYPITCGDIGHLPEVVEANLEKHFKLAHKWACVLLLDEADVFLAKRTKTDVKRNGLVSGRSKKIKCRVLSDMLTMGLVFLRILEYYPGILFLTTNRVGAIDDAFRSRLHLTLYYPKLVEKQSIKIWKNNIKKLKEVNEHRVSRGQLPIKYDKNEIIKWVKLNWENLQWNGRQIRNAFQTAIALAEFKAQSRKSSKRTSQDPPSPDPKSSKPPVLNQDTFLLIAEASNQFNDYLLQTHGQDEETTASRDQMRPANFKMKPTRIKRVESSESDTNSDSSSHSDSGTESDESDVAGSSDSDSETEKKTKKAKKMKKGKKAKANKSKDKAERDKEDGASLEEEGEKKKKRKKKSVD, from the exons ATGGCCACTCTTGATGCTAATAGCTTCCCAAATGTCGACCACGACGGTATTTTGCACCAAAGTATGTCCGACAAAGGTCTTTCAGTTGCTCCCGCAGAAATCTCCGCTGCGGCTCAAGCGTCGGTGGGCATAGGAGACCATATCGATGTGGGCGAGAATGCCACCAAGACGAATACGCCGCAACCCGAAACACAAAACGAACCTATAATGCTCAACGAGACATACGGCGGTTCAACCACAGCTGTCGAGATATCGTCCAATGACAACCCTATTCCCCGACAAGATGAGCTGGCTGGAAAGAGTGTCCCCTCTGAGAAAGGCGACAAGAACCCCgaccctcctccaccacctcgagAAGATGAGGTGGCCGGTCTGTATCACGAATCTCAGAGAAGTACGTCGTATCTAAGTATGATGAACTGGATTGCATCGCCCGGCCCTGGAAGAAATGCTGTATTTGGCTTATTTGAGCTTGTGCGAGGGGTTGACGAGCGACTTCAAATCATCGAGAAGAAATTGCACACCAATCAAGAGACTATCAAAGACCCCCACAACGAAGTTATACCGCCAGATGAGACTGGAAGTGCCGATCCCAACAACGTAAGAACTGAGGTCAAGTTCTTTGAAGCAGGTGTGGAGGATTTCTACCAAGACGGCAGTCTTCAAGACAATGCTACGGATTATGGGAGGTTCTCCTCCAGCAAAGACCATCCGCAGGTGCTTCGAGTGCTGTACAACAAGCTGTCGGACCACAAGACCATCGACAAGATCAACCCAGACCCTGCGCAAATTGACATCATCTACCTCAGCATTCTCTCCGAACCTATTTCGTCTTTTTTTAGGGATGTGTTAGGTCTCGACTGCGGCCCTGGCTACAACTGCATCCGATTCTCCAAGCCCTTTCGCCCATTGATCCGAAACCTTAAACCGCTAAGAGATCATCTCGCGAATCTTAGAAAAGCATGCAG GAATCTTGAACTGAACCAGAAACCGGAAGAAGTCACTACTGGTACCAGCGACGAAGTGCCATCTGTTGAAGGCGACATCGCGGCTAAAGATGAGACCGCCGAGCCCGTTTCAACATTTGCAGTTTCCGTAGAAGATATCTCTCCTGACTCACCCGAGCAACTTGAAAAGTCGTTCCGGCGGccttcctctctttctcattTCAAGGCGATTGTTGGATTTGTGGAGCAATACTTGGATAAATCTGTGGCGACGTACGAAAACCTCAAGTCTGGTAGGGATGACAAGGTAGCGTTCGAAAACCTATGGATGCTGTTCGACGCCGGGACCACGATATATTGCCCTTACAGAAACGGGGCGGAAACCTTCTACACTTATGAGGCGCTCAGCGAGCGAACGGATAGCATAGCAGTCTCCCATGACATGACCTACACCCGCGCCAGGTCCTCACCCCAGGCGTACTGCGTTCTCGCCGCAAGGGGCGGCGTTCCTCTGAAGAAATCGCTTATGCCAGGCGGTAtcgaggaagacgatgaggagAACGATTTCTTCCAAAACATCGACGTCTTGCTTCGATGGGAGCAACTGGAGCTCCTCCGACAGAGAGAATCCCCGGGGAATCGCAAAGATGCGGCACAGCCGGCTCTGGGACGGCAAGGAATTGGTGGCGCGCCAATCCGACGGACCAAGAACGCCATGTCAGGATTGATCATTGCCTGTTTCAGCATCGAGTATGACGGCTATAGATACGGTCCCCAGAGAGAGCTGTTCGAGATCAAGCCCTACGACGGCTTGAAAGATGTACGCAGCATGGAAATCTTTCCAGTGAAGTACTTGAACGATTCAGAGATGGGTCGTCTCCTTCAAAGAGGCAGAAAGTTTGTCGACCTCGCAAACAACGCCCATATGTCTTATGAAggcaccaccgccggcaAAGCCCGCGAGACG ATCAACTCCGATGTTATCGTTGACTTCAAAATTGCGTTTGAACAGGGTACCGACCTTCCTGACGTTTCCGAAATTAAACCCATCATTTCGAATGAGATCCAAGACCACTGGCCAGTGATTCCCAGTAGAGGACAGGTGGAAGTTCACGACTGGTACGAGCATGATGCAGTGGAAGGCGATGAGGTTGTCATCCATCGTTGGTGCTACGAAATGTCTTGTCAAAAGCCAACGTATTACGCCCATCAGGATGCGCAAGGTCAGAAAGTTCTAAGAAAGCTATGGCTGTTATTCGACAGCCATGCGTCACCAAGCGCGCAGACAAGGAGGGCCCGGGAAGAGCTCAAGTTATATCTTGAGGAAAGCAACCTCATGGGACTTTTCCCCGGAGTCGTTCCCGGATACGCCCTGCGAAACCGCAAATGGGGTACGTCAGAACCAATAAAGATACACACCTCCCCAAGGATATTTCTTGTTCGAAGCCGGGCTGACCTGTTCATTTCCTCAGTTCAACTGGACTTGGACCGACTTCAGGTCATTCACCACGGCGACGAATGGAACAATCTCGTTTTGCCGAAAGGCCACAGAGAGATGGTGCAGGCCATGGTTGAGTCGTACACCAAAAGGTCAGACGGGTCCCAGCCGACACATAACGAAGTTCCTGACAAGATCGATTTGGATCTTGTTCGAGGAAAAG GCAAAGGATGCATCATTTTGCTCCACGGTGCTCCCGGAGTCGGAAAGACTTCCACTGCTG AATGCGTAGCGGCGTACACTAAACGGCCCTTGTACCCGATTACCTGTG GTGACATTGGGCACCTGCCGGAGGTTGTTGAAGCAAATTTGGAGAAGCACTTCAAATTAGCCCACAAGTGGGCTTGTGTTTTGCTTCTAGACGAAGCAGATGTGTTTCTTGCGAAGAGAACT AAAACCGATGTGAAACGGAATGGACTCGTGTCGGGTAGGTCAAAGAAGATCAAGTGCCGTGTCTTGTCGGACATGCTGACAATGGGCCTAGTTTTCCTCCGCATTCTGGAATATTACCCGGGGATCCTATTCCTGACAACCAACCGGGTTGGCGCCATCGATGACGCATTCCGCTCGCGACTTCATCTCACGCTGTACTATCCGAAGCTTGTGGAGAAGCAAAGCATCAAGATCTGGAAGAACAACATCAAGAAGTTGAAAGAGGTCAACGAGCATCGGGTCAGCAGAGGCCAGCTGCCCATCAAGTACGACAAGAACGAGATCATCAAGTGGGTCAAGCTCAACTGGGAGAACCTCCAATGGAACGGGCGTCAAATCAGGAACGCATTCCAGACCGCGATTGCGTTGGCGGAATTCAAGGCCCAGTCCCGGAAGTCCAGCAAGCGAACAAGCCAGGACCCTCCGTCACCAGATCCCAAGAGCTCCAAGCCACCTGTTTTGAACCAGGACACTTTCCTCTTGATTGCAGAGGCCTCGAACCAGTTCAATGACTACCTCCTACAGACGCACGGTCAGGATGAGGAGACGACCGCTTCCAGAGACCAGATGAGGCCGGCCAACTTCAagatgaagccgacgagAATCAAGAGGGTGGAATCTTCCGAGTCAGACACGAACAGCGATTCGAGCAGCCATTCAGACTCTGGTACTGAGTCGGACGAGAGTGATGTTGCGGGGTCCTCTGATTCCGACTCGGAAACGGAAAAGAAAACTAAAAAAGCtaagaagatgaagaaaggaaagaaggcGAAAGCAAATAAGAGCAAAGACAAAGCCGAAAGGGACAAGGAGGACGGGGCATCGttagaagaagaaggagaaaagaaaaagaagaggaagaagaaatcAGTGGATTGA
- a CDS encoding Putative aldo/keto reductase, aldo-keto reductase, NADP-dependent oxidoreductase: MPLATHFTLNTGAKIPAVGFGTWQAGPHEVERAVETALRSGYRHIDCAAIYRNEAEVGEGIRKSGVPRSDIFVTGKLWNTKHAPEDVEAGLDKTLADLGTDYLDLFLMHWPVAFKPSEKWFPIDSQGVFELADIDPAETWAAMEKLVAKGKVRAIGVSNFTKHRLEALLAKTTTVPAVNQVEAHPYLQQPDLLAFCKSKGIQLAAYSPLGNNQTGEPRTVDDPLVGELSKQLGIDGGQLLASWGVQRGTVVLPKSVTPSRIESNHQVRELPADVFDRLNGLERNKRFNWQTRWGFDIFQELGEEEVKRVARETGPENLTKFKV, translated from the exons ATGCCTCTCGCAACACACTTCACCCTTAACACGGGCGCCAAGATCcccgccgtcggcttcggcacgTGGCAGGCCGGCCCGCATGAGGTCGagcgcgccgtcgagacgGCCCTGCGCTCCGGGTACCGTCACATCGACTGCGCCGCCATCTACCGtaacgaggccgaggtcggcgagggcatcCGCAAGAGCGGCGTGCCGCGGTCCGACATCTTCGTTACGGGCAAACTGTGGAACACCAAGCACGcgcccgaggacgtcgaggccggcctcgacaagacGCTGGCCGACCTCGGCACAGACTACCTGGACCTGTTCCTCATGCACTGGCCCGT AGCCTTCAAACCGTCGGAAAAGTGGTTCCCCATCGATTCCCAGGGCGTCTtcgagctggccgacatCGACCCGGCAGAGACCTGGGCGGCCATGGAGAAGCTCGtggccaagggcaaggtcCGCGCTATCGGCGTCTCCAACTTCACCAAGCACCGCCTCGaagccctcctcgccaagacgacgacggtgcccgCCGTCAACCAGGTCGAGGCCCATCCGTACCTTCAGCAGCCCGACCTCCTGGCGTTTTGCAAATCCAAGGGCATCCAGCTGGCCGCCTACTCGCCGCTCGGCAACAACCAGACAGGCGAGCCGCGGACGGTGGACGACccgctcgtcggcgagctgaGCAAGCAGCTgggcatcgacggcggccaacTGCTCGCCTCGTGGGGCGTCCAGCGCGGCACCGTCGTGCTGCCCAAGAGCGTCACGCCGAGCCGGATCGAGTCCAACCACCAGGTCCGCGAGCTGCCGGCCGACGTTTTCGACAGGCTCAACGGCCTCGAGAGGAACAAGCGCTTCAACTGGCAGACGAGGTGGGGGTTCGACATCTTCCaggagctgggcgaggaggaggtcaagcGCGTGGCGAGGGAGACGGGGCCCGAGAACCTGACCAAGTTTAAAGTGTAG
- a CDS encoding Putative AMP-dependent synthetase/ligase domain, carbohydrate kinase, thermoresistant glucokinase, with protein MSPPSVYGPASAALPGSSSGLDANPLTESSSAAAAAAAVIGQQDLDSDDSTIKTVDELVRRRARAYPDRVIASYPSSGINYVDYTMRQLDVFAYRVAKLYEQRIPSRLSSNEKPTTVAVLGPSNFDYLITMLALTKLGHTTLFLSTRISQEAIESLITVTGAQYLLADKRYLDTAEAAKKTLPHLDIFEIAGQTAFDFPIEVHADTRLDYGRDLSVETNNLVYVIHSSGSTGLPKPIYQTQKSAIHNYSSSMNMKAFITLPLYHNHGICNLYRAVYSGKPIHLYNADLPLTREHLTSIMRKHNFDIFYGVPYALKLLAETDDGMDLLRQLKIVMYGGSACPDDLGDTLVNNGVNLVGHYGATEVGQLMTSFRPPNDKAWNYVREHDRLSPYLKWIPRGPNLFECCVLPGWPAKVATNQDDGSYCTKDLFEPHPTIPGAWKYIARLDDTIALVNGEKFNPVHMEGTIRSNRNITECVIFGVGRPSLGALVVPAPALAGKTEDEILDVVWPVVEGASRSVEAYARVSRNMIKLLPHDCAYPRTDKGSVIRQAFYKRYAEDIDRVYDSADASSGDLKRMSVDELKGFVRDGIVQTLAKKVQLDDDTDFFSLGLDSLQAIQLRSDILRTVDVGGNKLGQTVVFDHPSINKLSAYLASLGTGEGIEVEAPVESEMRELIEKYGDFAPVESAPRSSIAVTGVTGSLGAHIVTKLAADPSVKTIYCLTRAGSDADAARRVKSSLVQRRLYHALPASSRRKLVALAADLADPKLGLSEDVYRQVKQDLRLVIHAAWSVNFNMRLSSFEKSNIAGVKHLIDLCRQAGGDDAGSSSSSPASFNFCSSVSTVVRSTTLPVPESVPDLEWAQGMGYAQSKVVAEHLCARATKAGIKARVLRIGQIVADTRHGVWNATEAIPLMLQTAITVGALPKLSETPSWLPVDTVAQGVVDISLSDADGVFANVANPKMFSWSDDLLPALRAAGLEFEEVEPKEWVRRLRASNPDPTANPPIKLVDFFASKYDKDEFAPSKTYVTDNACSLSPALAQAPVLDQQLVDNFVRYFKTNHWAKQGRDAVKRVVMVAGPCGSGKSTLATSLASWLGAPFVEGDSLHSKVSVEKMGGNVALTDEDRSSWLNRIGNRAFEALEDLGYDSVVVSCSALRKAYRDTLREAVAKQDGVEIVFLDLQCRPDTLVRRINERKGHYMLASMVEGQVEVYEAAGLGELDVLPIEAEGTPEEVFEEAKWLLGQIGIDSSR; from the exons ATGAGTCCCCCCTCCGTGTACGGTCCTGCCAGCGCGGCCCTGCCGGGCAGCAGCTCCGGCTTGGATGCGAACCCCCTCACTGAGtcgtccagcgccgccgccgccgccgctgccgtcatCGGGCAGCAGGACTTGGATAGCGACGACAGCACCATCAAGACGGTCGACGAGCTGGTGCGCCGACGGGCCCGCGCCTATCCAGACCGCGTAATCGCTTCATACCCGTCGTCCGGCATCAACTACGTCGACTACACAATGAGACAACTCGACGTCTTTGCGTACCGCGTCGCCAAGCTGTACGAGCAGCGCATCCCCAGCCGCCTCAGCTCCAACGAGAAGCCCACGACGGTCGCCGTCCTGGGCCCTTCCAACTTTGACTACCTCATCACCATGCTGGCCCTGACGAAGCTCGGCCACACGACGCTGTTCctgtcgacgaggatctcCCAAGAGGCCATTGAGTCTCTGATTACCGTCACCGGCGCTCAGTACCTGCTCGCTGACAAGAGGTATCTCGACACGGCCGAGGCTGCTAAGAAGACGCTGCCGCATCTCGACATCTTTGAGATTGCAGGCCAAACGGCCTTTGACTTCCCCATCGAGGTGCACGCCGACACGCGTCTGGACTACGGCCGCGATCTCTCAGTCGAGACGAACAACTTGGTCTATGTCATCCACTCCAGTG GCTCAACTGGCCTACCAAAGCCCATCTACCAGACTCAAAAGTCGGCGATTCACAATTACTCCAGCAGCATGAACATGAAGGCCTTCATCACCCTGCCTCTGTACCACAACCACGGCATCTGCAACCTGTACCGGGCCGTCTACAGCGGGAAGCCCATCCACCTGTACAACGCCGACCTCCCCCTGACCCGGGAGCACCTCACCAGCATCATGCGGAAGCACAACTTTGACATCTTCTACGGCGTGCCGTATGCCCTcaagctcctcgccgagaccgacgacggcatggaCCTGCTGCGCCAGCTCAAGATCGTCATGTACGGCGGCTCAGCTTGTCCCGATGACCTCGGCGACACGCTCGTGAACAACGGCGtcaacctcgtcggccaCTACGGAGC AACCGAGGTCGGACAGCTCATGACGTCCTTCCGCCCGCCCAACGACAAGGCGTGGAACTATGTCCGCGAGCACGACAGGCTCTCGCCGTATCTGAAATGGATCCCACGGGGGCCCAACCTGTTCGAGTGCTGCGTGCTGCCGGGATGGCCGGCCAAGGTGGCCACGAACCAGGACGATGGGTCTTACTGCACGAAAGACCTCTTCGAGCCGCACCCGACGATCCCCGGCGCGTGGAAGTACATTGCCCGGCTCGACGACACCAttgccctcgtcaacggcgagaagTTCAACCCCGTCCACATGGAGGGGACCATCCGCTCCAATAGGAACATCACCGAGTGCGTCATCTTCGGCGTCGGTCGCCCgtccctcggcgccctcgtcgtccccgccccggcgctggcgggcaagacggaggacgagatcctcgacgTTGTGtggcccgtcgtcgagggcgcgaGCCGGTCCGTCGAGGCCTACGCCCGCGTGTCGAGGAACATGATCAAGCTGCTGCCGCACGACTGCGCCTACCCGCGGACGGACAAGGGCAGCGTCATCCGCCAGGCCTTCTATAAGAGGTACGCCGAGGACATTGACCGGGTCTACGACAGCGCCGacgccagcagcggcgacctcaagaggatgagcgtcgacgagctcaagggCTTCGTCCGGGACGGCATCGTCCAGACGCTCGCCAAGAAGGtccagctcgacgacgacaccgacttcttctcgctcggcctcgactcCCTCCAGGCCATCCAGCTGCGGTCCGACATCCTGCGGACtgtcgatgtcggcggcaaCAAGCTCGGACAGACGGTTGTGTTCGATCACCCGTCCATCAACAAGCTGAGCGCGTACCTCGCCAGTCTTGGCACTGGTGAGGGtatcgaggtcgaggcgcCCGTTGAAAGTGAGATGCGCGAGCTGATTGAGAAGTATGGCGACTTTGCTCCTGTTGAATCAGCTCCCAGGTCATCCATT GCCGTCACCGGTGTCACCGGCTCCCTTGGCGCTCACATCGTCACCAAGCTGGCCGCCGACCCGTCCGTCAAGACCATTTACTGCCTCACCCGTGCAGGttccgacgccgacgccgcccgccgcgtcAAGAGCTCGCTGGTCCAGCGCCGCCTCTATCACGCCCTGCCCGCATCCTCCCGCCGGAAGCTCGTCGCCCTGgcggccgacctcgccgaccccAAGCTCGGCCTCTCGGAAGATGTGTACCGCCAGGTCAAGCAGGATCTCCGCCTCGTGATCCATGCCGCGTGGTCCGTCAACTTCAACATGCGCCTCTCGAGTTTCGAAAAGAGCAacatcgccggcgtcaagCACCTCATCGACCTCTGCAGgcaagccggcggcgatgacgcgggatcgtcttcttcctccccggCGTCCTTCAACTTCTGCTCGTCCGTCAGCACCGTCGTCCGCTCCACGACGCTGCCCGTCCCCGAGTCCGTCCCGGATCTCGAGTGGGCGCAGGGCATGGGCTACGCGCAGTCCaaggtcgtcgccgagcacCTCTGCGCCCGCGCGACCAAGGCCGGCATCAAGGCCCGCGTCTTGCGCATCGGTCAGATCGTCGCGGACACGCGCCACGGCGTCTGGAACGCGACCGAGGCCATCCCGCTCATGCTCCAGaccgccatcaccgtcggGGCCCTCCCCAAGCTGAGCGAGACACCCTCCTGGCTGCCCGTCGACACCGTCGCCCAGGGCGTTGTCGACATCTCCCTGTCCGACGCGGACGGCGTCTTCGCCAACGTCGCGAACCCCAAGATGTTCAGCTGGTCCGACGACCTGCTGCCGGCTCTCCgggccgccggcctggagTTTGAGGAGGTCGAGCCCAAGGAGTGGgttcgccgcctccgcgcTTCGAACCCGGATCCGACGGCCAACCCGCCCATCAAGCTCGTCGACTTCTTCGCTTCAAAGTACGACAAGGACGAGTTCGCTCCATCCAAGACGTACGTCACCGACAACGCATGCTCGCTCTCGCCCGCGCTCGCCCAGGCGCCCGTGCTGGACCAGCAGCTAGTCGATAACTTTGTGAGGTATTTCAAGACCAACCACTGGGCCAAGCAGGgccgcgacgccgtcaagagGGTCGTTATGGTCGCTGGCCcctgcggcagcggcaagtCGACGCTCGCCACGTCCCTGGCATCGTGGCTCGGCGCCCccttcgtcgagggcgactcGCTGCATTCCAAGGTCTCCGTCGAGAAGATGGGTGGCAACGTCGCCCTGACGGACGAGGACCGCTCGTCGTGGCTGAACCGCATCGGGAACAGGGCGttcgaggccctcgaggatcttggtTATGACTCGGTCGTCGTCAGCTGCTCGGCCCTGAGGAAGGCGTACCGCGACACCCTGAGGGAGGCCGTTGCGAAgcaggacggcgtcgaaattgtcttcctcgacctgcAGTGTCGTCCGGACACGCTGGTGCGGCGGATCAACGAGAGGAAGGGTCACTACATGCTTGCGAGCATGGTCGAGGGACAGGTCGAGGTGTACGAGGCTGCCGGCCTCGGAGAGTTGGACGTCCTCCCAATCGAGGCCGAAGGCACGCCGGAAGAGGTCTTTGAGGAGGCCAAGTGGCTGCTTGGACAGATCGGAATCGACTCATCCCGTTAG